In the genome of Schistocerca piceifrons isolate TAMUIC-IGC-003096 chromosome X, iqSchPice1.1, whole genome shotgun sequence, one region contains:
- the LOC124722554 gene encoding secreted RxLR effector protein 161-like, giving the protein MKNCKAVTAPIIKDNDTAESPCISEFPYRQAVRELMFLICGTCADIAYAVSVVSINLEKQRDCDVVEVKRILRYMRSTTNYGLIYKNNSKKQVLECYSDADYSGDLGSGRSMSGILCLYSGAPVSWISQRQSSVAISTTEAEVVAASEAAWEVTWIMMLLTELDQLEGTPVL; this is encoded by the coding sequence ATGAAGAACTGCAAGGCTGTAACTGCACCCATTATAAAGGACAATGATACAGCAGAAAGTCCTTGCATCTCTGAATTTCCATACAGGCAAGCTGTTAGAGAACTGATGTTTCTGATATGTGGGACATGTGCTGACATTGCATATGCTGTCAGTGTTGTATCAATAAATCTTGAAAAACAAAGAGATTGTGATGTAGTGGAAGTTAAAAGAATCTTACGATATATGAGAAGCACAACAAATTATGGACTTATATACAAAAACAATTCTAAGAAGCAGGTTTTAGAGTGTTATAGTGATGCTGACTATAGTGGTGATCTTGGCTCTGGGCGCTCAATGTCAGGTATTCTTTGTCTGTATTCTGGGGCACCTGTCTCCTGGATTAGTCAAAGACAATCTTCTGTTGCCATATCCACAACTGAAGCCGAGGTTGTGGCTGCCAGCGAAGCTGCTTGGGAAGTTACCTGGATCATGATGTTGCTGACAGAATTGGATCAATTGGAGGGAACACCAGTTCTGTAG